One region of Malania oleifera isolate guangnan ecotype guangnan chromosome 6, ASM2987363v1, whole genome shotgun sequence genomic DNA includes:
- the LOC131157702 gene encoding phospholipase D alpha 1-like isoform X3: MASLLLHGKLHVTIYEVDRLSHGGGIFHKVLSLGKHGSRLYATIDLEKARVGRTRLLEDAQSNPRWNESFHIYCAHLASHVIFTIKEDNPIGATLIGRAYLPVKELLNGEKVDRWLEILNEHHKPIYGHSKIHVKLQFFDFSLDPHWSQGIRGQKFLGVPHTFFPQRHGCKVSLYQDAHIPDNFIPKTLYGGKFYEPYRCWEDVFDAIYHAKHLIYIAGWSVYTQITLVRDKQRPKPGGDMTLGELLKKKAKEGVRVLMLVWDDRTSVKLLKQDGLMATHDKETQDYFRKTDVHIVLCPRNPDNGHSIVQDLEISTMFTHHQKIVVVDYGMPNKVNSEQRRIVSFIGGLDLCDGRYDTPFHSLFRTLSTTHNDDFHQPNFAGSSISKGGPREPWHDVHCRLEGPIAWDVLFNFEQRWRKQGNNKELLLPLRELGDRIIPPSPVMFLKDHETWNVQLLRSIDGGATIGFPETPEDATRIGLVSGKDTVIDRSIQDAYINAIRRAKNFIYIENQYFLGSSFSWNSYKDHLKVEEVGALHLVPKELSLKIVSKIEAGERFAVYIIIPMWPEGIPESQSVQAILDWQKKTMEMMYRDIAQALHAKGLDANPKDYLMFFCLGNREIKKGGEYEPSKRPEDGTDYSKAQQARRFMIYVHAKMMIVDDEYIILGSANINQRSMDGGRDSEIAMGAYQPHHLATGAPARGQIHGFRMALWYEHLGMLEDAFLHPQTLDCVRRVNHIATEYWELFSSDVPNGDLPGHLLSYPVGVASDGEITELFPGLEFFPDTKAPILGSKSEYLPPILTT; this comes from the exons ATGGCAAGTCTTTTGTTGCATGGAAAGCTTCACGTAACTATTTACGAGGTTGATCGGCTCTCCCATGGAGGAGGCATCTTCCACAAG GTTTTAAGCTTGGGAAAACATGGCTCTAGACTATATGCAACAATTGATTTAGAAAAAGCTAGAGTTGGTCGAACTAGACTGCTAGAAGATGCACAGTCCAATCCTCGATGGAATGAGTCTTTCCACATTTACTGTGCTCATTTGGCTTCTCATGTGATATTCACAATCAAAGAAGACAACCCAATTGGTGCAACACTCATTGGAAGAGCATACCTACCTGTTAAGGAACTCTTAAATGGAGAAAAGGTGGATAGATGGCTTGAGATCCTAAACGAACACCATAAACCTATATATGGGCATTCAAAGATACATGTGAAACTACAATTTTTCGATTTCTCCTTAGATCCACATTGGTCTCAGGGAATTAGAGGTCAGAAATTCCTTGGAGTCCCCCACACATTCTTCCCTCAAAGGCATGGTTGCAAAGTTTCTCTTTACCAAGATGCTCATATTCCTGATAACTTCATCCCAAAAACTCTTTATGGGGGAAAGTTTTACGAGCCATACCGATGTTGGGAAGATGTTTTTGATGCCATATATCATGCGAAGCATTTAATTTACATTGCAGGATGGTCTGTGTACACTCAAATCACCTTAGTGAGGGACAAACAGAGGCCAAAACCTGGAGGGGATATGACACTAGGGGAACTTCTTAAGAAGAAAGCAAAGGAAGGTGTAAGAGTACTAATGCTTGTTTGGGATGATAGAACTTCCGTCAAGTTACTCAAGCAAGATGGACTAATGGCCACCCATGATAAAGAGACTCAAGATTACTTTCGAAAAACTGATGTTCATATCGTGTTGTGTCCTCGAAACCCCGACAACGGGCACAGCATTGTCCAAGACTTGGAGATATCCACCATGTTCACACACCATCAAAAGATTGTTGTGGTGGATTATGGAATGCCTAATAAGGTGAACTCAGAGCAAAGGAGGATTGTGAGTTTCATAGGGGGACTTGATCTTTGTGATGGAAGGTATGATACTCCCTTTCATTCCCTATTTAGGACACTCAGTACGACACACAATGATGATTTTCACCAGCCTAATTTTGCTGGATCCTCAATTTCCAAGGGCGGGCCAAGGGAGCCTTGGCATGATGTGCATTGTAGACTAGAAGGACCTATTGCCTGGGATGTTTTGTTCAATTTTGAACAAAGGTGGAGGAAACAAGGTAACAACAAGGAACTTCTTCTCCCATTGAGGGAACTTGGTGATAGAATCATTCCCCCATCTCCAGTTATGTTCCTAAAAGATCATGAGACATGGAATGTCCAATTACTCCGATCCATCGATGGTGGGGCAACTATCGGGTTCCCTGAAACCCCCGAGGATGCAACTAGGATAGGGCTTGTTAGTGGCAAAGACACTGTAATCGACCGAAGCATTCAAGATGCTTATATCAACGCCATTCGTCGAGCAAAGAACTTCATTTACATTGAGAATCAGTACTTCTTGGGAAGCTCTTTTTCTTGGAATTCATATAAGGATCACCTCAAGGTTGAGGAGGTGGGTGCCCTACATCTCGTACCAAAAGAGCTTTCTTTGAAGATTGTTAGCAAGATTGAAGCAGGTGAAAGGTTTGCAGTGTACATCATCATTCCAATGTGGCCGGAGGGAATTCCAGAAAGCCAATCTGTGCAAGCAATACTAGATTGGCAAAAAAAGACAATGGAGATGATGTATAGAGATATAGCTCAAGCCTTGCATGCCAAGGGACTTGATGCCAATCCGAAAGATTACTTGATGTTCTTTTGCCTAGGAAATAGGGAGATTAAGAAGGGTGGAGAGTATGAACCCTCAAAGAGACCAGAAGATGGTACTGATTATAGTAAAGCTCAACAAGCTAGGCGGTTTATGATCTATGTTCACGCCAAGATGATGATCG TTGATGACGAATACATAATCCTTGGATCAGCCAACATAAACCAAAGATCAATGGACGGTGGCCGGGACTCAGAGATTGCAATGGGAGCCTACCAACCGCACCACCTGGCCACCGGAGCTCCGGCGAGAGGTCAAATCCATGGCTTCCGAATGGCACTATGGTATGAGCATCTAGGCATGCTGGAGGACGCCTTCCTTCACCCGCAAACCCTAGATTGCGTCCGGCGGGTGAACCACATTGCCACCGAGTATTGGGAGCTCTTCTCCAGCGACGTCCCGAACGGTGACTTGCCAGGCCACCTGCTCAGCTACCCTGTCGGAGTCGCAAGCGACGGGGAGATCACAGAGCTTTTTCCTGGGTTAGAGTTCTTCCCAGACACCAAGGCTCCTATTCTCGGATCCAAGTCTGAGTACCTTCCTCCAATCCTCACTACATAA
- the LOC131157702 gene encoding phospholipase D alpha 1-like isoform X2, with amino-acid sequence MASLLLHGKLHVTIYEVDRLSHGGGIFHKVIISFEEVLSLGKHGSRLYATIDLEKARVGRTRLLEDAQSNPRWNESFHIYCAHLASHVIFTIKEDNPIGATLIGRAYLPVKELLNGEKVDRWLEILNEHHKPIYGHSKIHVKLQFFDFSLDPHWSQGIRGQKFLGVPHTFFPQRHGCKVSLYQDAHIPDNFIPKTLYGGKFYEPYRCWEDVFDAIYHAKHLIYIAGWSVYTQITLVRDKQRPKPGGDMTLGELLKKKAKEGVRVLMLVWDDRTSVKLLKQDGLMATHDKETQDYFRKTDVHIVLCPRNPDNGHSIVQDLEISTMFTHHQKIVVVDYGMPNKVNSEQRRIVSFIGGLDLCDGRYDTPFHSLFRTLSTTHNDDFHQPNFAGSSISKGGPREPWHDVHCRLEGPIAWDVLFNFEQRWRKQGNNKELLLPLRELGDRIIPPSPVMFLKDHETWNVQLLRSIDGGATIGFPETPEDATRIGLVSGKDTVIDRSIQDAYINAIRRAKNFIYIENQYFLGSSFSWNSYKDHLKVEEVGALHLVPKELSLKIVSKIEAGERFAVYIIIPMWPEGIPESQSVQAILDWQKKTMEMMYRDIAQALHAKGLDANPKDYLMFFCLGNREIKKGGEYEPSKRPEDGTDYSKAQQARRFMIYVHAKMMIVDDEYIILGSANINQRSMDGGRDSEIAMGAYQPHHLATGAPARGQIHGFRMALWYEHLGMLEDAFLHPQTLDCVRRVNHIATEYWELFSSDVPNGDLPGHLLSYPVGVASDGEITELFPGLEFFPDTKAPILGSKSEYLPPILTT; translated from the exons ATGGCAAGTCTTTTGTTGCATGGAAAGCTTCACGTAACTATTTACGAGGTTGATCGGCTCTCCCATGGAGGAGGCATCTTCCACAAGGTCATTAtaa GCTTTGAGGAGGTTTTAAGCTTGGGAAAACATGGCTCTAGACTATATGCAACAATTGATTTAGAAAAAGCTAGAGTTGGTCGAACTAGACTGCTAGAAGATGCACAGTCCAATCCTCGATGGAATGAGTCTTTCCACATTTACTGTGCTCATTTGGCTTCTCATGTGATATTCACAATCAAAGAAGACAACCCAATTGGTGCAACACTCATTGGAAGAGCATACCTACCTGTTAAGGAACTCTTAAATGGAGAAAAGGTGGATAGATGGCTTGAGATCCTAAACGAACACCATAAACCTATATATGGGCATTCAAAGATACATGTGAAACTACAATTTTTCGATTTCTCCTTAGATCCACATTGGTCTCAGGGAATTAGAGGTCAGAAATTCCTTGGAGTCCCCCACACATTCTTCCCTCAAAGGCATGGTTGCAAAGTTTCTCTTTACCAAGATGCTCATATTCCTGATAACTTCATCCCAAAAACTCTTTATGGGGGAAAGTTTTACGAGCCATACCGATGTTGGGAAGATGTTTTTGATGCCATATATCATGCGAAGCATTTAATTTACATTGCAGGATGGTCTGTGTACACTCAAATCACCTTAGTGAGGGACAAACAGAGGCCAAAACCTGGAGGGGATATGACACTAGGGGAACTTCTTAAGAAGAAAGCAAAGGAAGGTGTAAGAGTACTAATGCTTGTTTGGGATGATAGAACTTCCGTCAAGTTACTCAAGCAAGATGGACTAATGGCCACCCATGATAAAGAGACTCAAGATTACTTTCGAAAAACTGATGTTCATATCGTGTTGTGTCCTCGAAACCCCGACAACGGGCACAGCATTGTCCAAGACTTGGAGATATCCACCATGTTCACACACCATCAAAAGATTGTTGTGGTGGATTATGGAATGCCTAATAAGGTGAACTCAGAGCAAAGGAGGATTGTGAGTTTCATAGGGGGACTTGATCTTTGTGATGGAAGGTATGATACTCCCTTTCATTCCCTATTTAGGACACTCAGTACGACACACAATGATGATTTTCACCAGCCTAATTTTGCTGGATCCTCAATTTCCAAGGGCGGGCCAAGGGAGCCTTGGCATGATGTGCATTGTAGACTAGAAGGACCTATTGCCTGGGATGTTTTGTTCAATTTTGAACAAAGGTGGAGGAAACAAGGTAACAACAAGGAACTTCTTCTCCCATTGAGGGAACTTGGTGATAGAATCATTCCCCCATCTCCAGTTATGTTCCTAAAAGATCATGAGACATGGAATGTCCAATTACTCCGATCCATCGATGGTGGGGCAACTATCGGGTTCCCTGAAACCCCCGAGGATGCAACTAGGATAGGGCTTGTTAGTGGCAAAGACACTGTAATCGACCGAAGCATTCAAGATGCTTATATCAACGCCATTCGTCGAGCAAAGAACTTCATTTACATTGAGAATCAGTACTTCTTGGGAAGCTCTTTTTCTTGGAATTCATATAAGGATCACCTCAAGGTTGAGGAGGTGGGTGCCCTACATCTCGTACCAAAAGAGCTTTCTTTGAAGATTGTTAGCAAGATTGAAGCAGGTGAAAGGTTTGCAGTGTACATCATCATTCCAATGTGGCCGGAGGGAATTCCAGAAAGCCAATCTGTGCAAGCAATACTAGATTGGCAAAAAAAGACAATGGAGATGATGTATAGAGATATAGCTCAAGCCTTGCATGCCAAGGGACTTGATGCCAATCCGAAAGATTACTTGATGTTCTTTTGCCTAGGAAATAGGGAGATTAAGAAGGGTGGAGAGTATGAACCCTCAAAGAGACCAGAAGATGGTACTGATTATAGTAAAGCTCAACAAGCTAGGCGGTTTATGATCTATGTTCACGCCAAGATGATGATCG TTGATGACGAATACATAATCCTTGGATCAGCCAACATAAACCAAAGATCAATGGACGGTGGCCGGGACTCAGAGATTGCAATGGGAGCCTACCAACCGCACCACCTGGCCACCGGAGCTCCGGCGAGAGGTCAAATCCATGGCTTCCGAATGGCACTATGGTATGAGCATCTAGGCATGCTGGAGGACGCCTTCCTTCACCCGCAAACCCTAGATTGCGTCCGGCGGGTGAACCACATTGCCACCGAGTATTGGGAGCTCTTCTCCAGCGACGTCCCGAACGGTGACTTGCCAGGCCACCTGCTCAGCTACCCTGTCGGAGTCGCAAGCGACGGGGAGATCACAGAGCTTTTTCCTGGGTTAGAGTTCTTCCCAGACACCAAGGCTCCTATTCTCGGATCCAAGTCTGAGTACCTTCCTCCAATCCTCACTACATAA
- the LOC131157702 gene encoding phospholipase D alpha 1-like isoform X1, with protein sequence MASLLLHGKLHVTIYEVDRLSHGGGIFHKLIEGFEEVLSLGKHGSRLYATIDLEKARVGRTRLLEDAQSNPRWNESFHIYCAHLASHVIFTIKEDNPIGATLIGRAYLPVKELLNGEKVDRWLEILNEHHKPIYGHSKIHVKLQFFDFSLDPHWSQGIRGQKFLGVPHTFFPQRHGCKVSLYQDAHIPDNFIPKTLYGGKFYEPYRCWEDVFDAIYHAKHLIYIAGWSVYTQITLVRDKQRPKPGGDMTLGELLKKKAKEGVRVLMLVWDDRTSVKLLKQDGLMATHDKETQDYFRKTDVHIVLCPRNPDNGHSIVQDLEISTMFTHHQKIVVVDYGMPNKVNSEQRRIVSFIGGLDLCDGRYDTPFHSLFRTLSTTHNDDFHQPNFAGSSISKGGPREPWHDVHCRLEGPIAWDVLFNFEQRWRKQGNNKELLLPLRELGDRIIPPSPVMFLKDHETWNVQLLRSIDGGATIGFPETPEDATRIGLVSGKDTVIDRSIQDAYINAIRRAKNFIYIENQYFLGSSFSWNSYKDHLKVEEVGALHLVPKELSLKIVSKIEAGERFAVYIIIPMWPEGIPESQSVQAILDWQKKTMEMMYRDIAQALHAKGLDANPKDYLMFFCLGNREIKKGGEYEPSKRPEDGTDYSKAQQARRFMIYVHAKMMIVDDEYIILGSANINQRSMDGGRDSEIAMGAYQPHHLATGAPARGQIHGFRMALWYEHLGMLEDAFLHPQTLDCVRRVNHIATEYWELFSSDVPNGDLPGHLLSYPVGVASDGEITELFPGLEFFPDTKAPILGSKSEYLPPILTT encoded by the exons ATGGCAAGTCTTTTGTTGCATGGAAAGCTTCACGTAACTATTTACGAGGTTGATCGGCTCTCCCATGGAGGAGGCATCTTCCACAAG TTGATTGAAGGCTTTGAGGAGGTTTTAAGCTTGGGAAAACATGGCTCTAGACTATATGCAACAATTGATTTAGAAAAAGCTAGAGTTGGTCGAACTAGACTGCTAGAAGATGCACAGTCCAATCCTCGATGGAATGAGTCTTTCCACATTTACTGTGCTCATTTGGCTTCTCATGTGATATTCACAATCAAAGAAGACAACCCAATTGGTGCAACACTCATTGGAAGAGCATACCTACCTGTTAAGGAACTCTTAAATGGAGAAAAGGTGGATAGATGGCTTGAGATCCTAAACGAACACCATAAACCTATATATGGGCATTCAAAGATACATGTGAAACTACAATTTTTCGATTTCTCCTTAGATCCACATTGGTCTCAGGGAATTAGAGGTCAGAAATTCCTTGGAGTCCCCCACACATTCTTCCCTCAAAGGCATGGTTGCAAAGTTTCTCTTTACCAAGATGCTCATATTCCTGATAACTTCATCCCAAAAACTCTTTATGGGGGAAAGTTTTACGAGCCATACCGATGTTGGGAAGATGTTTTTGATGCCATATATCATGCGAAGCATTTAATTTACATTGCAGGATGGTCTGTGTACACTCAAATCACCTTAGTGAGGGACAAACAGAGGCCAAAACCTGGAGGGGATATGACACTAGGGGAACTTCTTAAGAAGAAAGCAAAGGAAGGTGTAAGAGTACTAATGCTTGTTTGGGATGATAGAACTTCCGTCAAGTTACTCAAGCAAGATGGACTAATGGCCACCCATGATAAAGAGACTCAAGATTACTTTCGAAAAACTGATGTTCATATCGTGTTGTGTCCTCGAAACCCCGACAACGGGCACAGCATTGTCCAAGACTTGGAGATATCCACCATGTTCACACACCATCAAAAGATTGTTGTGGTGGATTATGGAATGCCTAATAAGGTGAACTCAGAGCAAAGGAGGATTGTGAGTTTCATAGGGGGACTTGATCTTTGTGATGGAAGGTATGATACTCCCTTTCATTCCCTATTTAGGACACTCAGTACGACACACAATGATGATTTTCACCAGCCTAATTTTGCTGGATCCTCAATTTCCAAGGGCGGGCCAAGGGAGCCTTGGCATGATGTGCATTGTAGACTAGAAGGACCTATTGCCTGGGATGTTTTGTTCAATTTTGAACAAAGGTGGAGGAAACAAGGTAACAACAAGGAACTTCTTCTCCCATTGAGGGAACTTGGTGATAGAATCATTCCCCCATCTCCAGTTATGTTCCTAAAAGATCATGAGACATGGAATGTCCAATTACTCCGATCCATCGATGGTGGGGCAACTATCGGGTTCCCTGAAACCCCCGAGGATGCAACTAGGATAGGGCTTGTTAGTGGCAAAGACACTGTAATCGACCGAAGCATTCAAGATGCTTATATCAACGCCATTCGTCGAGCAAAGAACTTCATTTACATTGAGAATCAGTACTTCTTGGGAAGCTCTTTTTCTTGGAATTCATATAAGGATCACCTCAAGGTTGAGGAGGTGGGTGCCCTACATCTCGTACCAAAAGAGCTTTCTTTGAAGATTGTTAGCAAGATTGAAGCAGGTGAAAGGTTTGCAGTGTACATCATCATTCCAATGTGGCCGGAGGGAATTCCAGAAAGCCAATCTGTGCAAGCAATACTAGATTGGCAAAAAAAGACAATGGAGATGATGTATAGAGATATAGCTCAAGCCTTGCATGCCAAGGGACTTGATGCCAATCCGAAAGATTACTTGATGTTCTTTTGCCTAGGAAATAGGGAGATTAAGAAGGGTGGAGAGTATGAACCCTCAAAGAGACCAGAAGATGGTACTGATTATAGTAAAGCTCAACAAGCTAGGCGGTTTATGATCTATGTTCACGCCAAGATGATGATCG TTGATGACGAATACATAATCCTTGGATCAGCCAACATAAACCAAAGATCAATGGACGGTGGCCGGGACTCAGAGATTGCAATGGGAGCCTACCAACCGCACCACCTGGCCACCGGAGCTCCGGCGAGAGGTCAAATCCATGGCTTCCGAATGGCACTATGGTATGAGCATCTAGGCATGCTGGAGGACGCCTTCCTTCACCCGCAAACCCTAGATTGCGTCCGGCGGGTGAACCACATTGCCACCGAGTATTGGGAGCTCTTCTCCAGCGACGTCCCGAACGGTGACTTGCCAGGCCACCTGCTCAGCTACCCTGTCGGAGTCGCAAGCGACGGGGAGATCACAGAGCTTTTTCCTGGGTTAGAGTTCTTCCCAGACACCAAGGCTCCTATTCTCGGATCCAAGTCTGAGTACCTTCCTCCAATCCTCACTACATAA
- the LOC131157649 gene encoding aldehyde dehydrogenase family 2 member C4-like codes for MGSKQCNGSSEGVTMMKMKMPEIKFTQLFINGQFVPSILGRTFETVDPRTEKVIARIAEGDKEDVDLAVKAAREAFDHGPWPRFSGYERGRIMSKLADLIEENIEEIATLECLDTGKLFSLAKTGDVPGAIRSLRYYAGAADKIHGDTLKMSGELQGYTLQEPVGVVGHIIPWNFPSLMLFTKVAPALAAGCTMVVKPAEQTPLSALFYAHLSKLAGIPDGVLNIVTGYGQTAGAAISSHMDIDKVSFTGSTEVGRLVMAAAASSNLKPVSLELGGKSPLLIFDDADIDKAADLALLGSLFNKGEICVAGSRVFVQEGIYDEFVKRLAEKAKAWVVGDPFDPNVSQGPQADKKQFDKILSYIDHGKREGATLLTGGKPIYGKGYYIEPTIFTDVQDNMLIAKDEIFGPIMSLLKFKTIDEAIVRANNTKYGLAAGIVTKDLNIANTVSRSIKAGIIWINCYFAFDMDCPYGGYKMSGFERESGLDGLYKYMQIKSVVTPIYRSPWL; via the exons atgggAAGTAAACAGTGCAATGGAAGCTCAGAGGGTGTGacgatgatgaagatgaagatgccGGAGATCAAGTTCACCCAGCTCTTCATTAATGGCCAGTTTGTCCCTTCTATTTTAG gaaGAACATTTGAAACGGTGGATCCAAGAACAGAGAAAGTGATAGCAAGAATAGCTGAAGGAGATAAGGAAGACGTGGATTTAGCTGTGAAGGCCGCACGTGAAGCTTTCGACCATGGCCCATGGCCTCGTTTTTCTGGTTAT GAAAGGGGAAGGATAATGTCGAAACTGGCGGACTTAATCGAGGAGAACATCGAAGAAATTGCCACCTTGGAATGTCTCGACACCGGCAAACTCTTCAGTTTGGCCAAGACCGGCGACGTTCCCGGCGCAATAAGGAGTCTGCGCTACTACGCCGGCGCCGCTGATAAAATCCACGGCGACACACTGAAAATGTCCGGCGAGCTCCAGGGGTACACCTTGCAGGAGCCCGTGGGCGTGGTGGGCCACATCATCCCCTGGAACTTCCCCTCCCTCATGCTCTTCACCAAGGTCGCCCCTGCTCTGGCCGCCGGCTGCACCATGGTCGTCAAGCCAGCCGAGCAGACCCCTCTCTCCGCTCTCTTCTATGCCCATTTATCCAAGCTg GCTGGCATTCCTGACGGAGTGCTGAACATCGTAACTGGGTATGGGCAGACGGCGGGTGCGGCAATTAGCTCTCACATGGACATCGACAAG GTAAGTTTCACGGGGTCGACAGAGGTAGGACGTCTGGTAATGGCCGCAGCAGCAAGCAGCAATCTAAAACCAGTATCATTAGAGCTGGGAGGGAAGTCTCCTCTTCTCATTTTCGACGACGCTGACATCGACAAAGCTGCCGATCTTGCTCTCCTCGGCTCCCTATTCAACAAG GGAGAGATCTGTGTAGCAGGATCTCGAGTGTTTGTGCAAGAAGGGATATATGATGAATTTGTGAAGAGGCTGGCGGAGAAGGCAAAGGCTTGGGTGGTCGGAGACCCTTTTGATCCCAATGTTTCCCAAGGGCCTCAG GCTGATAAGAAGCAATTTGATAAAATTCTTTCATACATTGATCATGGCAAAAGAGAAGGAGCCACCCTTCTAACGGGAGGGAAGCCCATCTATGGCAAGGGATACTATATTGAACCAACCATTTTTACAGATGTCCAG GACAATATGCTAATTGCAAAGGATGAAATATTCGGACCTATCATGTCACTCCTGAAATTTAA GACTATAGATGAGGCAATTGTGAGAGCAAACAACACCAAATACGGTCTAGCAGCGGGAATCGTAACGAAGGACTTGAATATAGCGAACACAGTGTCAAGGTCAATCAAGGCGGGAATCATTTGGATCAACTGTTATTTTGCTTTTGACATGGATTGCCCTTATGGAGGGTATAAAATGAGTGGGTTTGAGAGGGAGTCTGGGTTAGATGGCCTTTACAAGTATATGCAAATCAAGTCTGTCGTTACTCCTATTTATAG